The genomic interval ATCGGGCCAATTGTACTTTTCAACCAGGTCTTTAGGATAGAGGATGGCAGTTACGACCTCTCCATCTTCTAAAATCACGTCTCCGGGATACATATTAGGTGGCTCCGTTGCCAGCAAATTTTCGTATTGCTTCAAGCTCAACTCATAGACTTCACCAGGAATGGAGATGCCTCCTTCAGCAACTTCATAGATTGCCGGGTGCCAGCCATCTGCGGCAGAGTGCATGCGATATAGCGGACGGGTTTTTGCTTCCCGAAGGAACTGGGCAGTTTGAAGATTGTTGTGGTCGGGTTGTCCCCGTAGAGCAGAACCACAGATAAAGACACGCTTTCCGTCTGCATTCGTTTGACTCATTCGGTTTCCGGCTCCTTGACTAACATTGAAATTATCGCTTTGAGTTTAGATGAATTAGGGGACTGTTGAAGCGCCAATTTGGTGGACAGCTATAAAACTGTCCATTCTATATCTGGAGTCTTTTTGCGTTCTGTACGATAGACCCCAGTCATTGCGATCGGGGCTTCTACCATCACGCTCAATAAGGGGGCTTCTACCAACATGCTCCTAACGATGGTGGAGGTATCACCATGTCATCAACGACCTTAGAATTACAGAGTCGCTTACAGTCCCTAATCACCGGAGGTTCTAGTTCATCACCGCTGGCTCCGTCTAATCCATCAGCTGGTTTCCTGGGCAACAACCGTTCATCGCTAAGCGATCCGCTTTTAGCAGGAAACGCGGTCAGAGCCAGTGCCAGTGCCACCGCAGTTGCACCTGAACCAGGAAATACCCGCAGCACTGCGTACAATATTGGGGCACTGAGTGCTACAAAAAAAAATCTTCTCAGACTCAGTTAGCACGACGGATCGGAACGACTACTACCAGGTTTCAATTGGCACAAAAGGTAATCTTAACCTTTCTCTGAATGGGCTAAGGGCAAATGCAAATGTGCAATTGATTAATGCAAATGGTGCCGTTTTGAGTCAATCCATTCGCACCGGTACAGCCCGTGAAGCGATCGCCCAGGTGGTGAATCCAGGAACCTATTATGTTCGGGTTTACCAGGTCAGTGGCAGCACAAACTATACCCTGAAACTTTCCGCCGACCCGATTTCATCTCCCGTCCCCACTCCACCTCCCAGACCAACGCCGACTCCAACCCCAACTTCAACTCCCGACTTTACCCAACAAGTTTTGGATCTGACCAACCAATTCCGCGCTCAAAATGGGGTAGGCCCCCTGAAGTTGAATGTGGAATTGAACGCTGCGGCTTTGACCCATTCCAAAAACATGGCATTGCAAGATTTCTTCAGCCACACGGGCAAGGATGGCTCAACCGCAGGCGATCGCTTGAAAACCGTTGGCTACGAATCTCTCGCTTGGGGAGAATATCAGATGACAATGAGGGTAGCGGATAAGTGACAGCTACATAGCGGATTTAGAACCCTGCTAAAACCGTGTTGGGTTGTTAGCTATCTGAATCAAAACCAGCAGTAGAAAAGACACTGGAGGATCACCTCATCAGGGAAAGCCTCTAATGCCTGGAAAACTGATTGAAACTTATCAAGTCAGAGTGTACATGAATGCCCGAGAACTCGGTTTAACTCAAGCCGAAGCGGCTTATGTTGCCCAATTTTCAGAACGCAGTGGACAACGCATTGAATCTGGGGACTACCAACCAAACCGGGGAAAGGTGCGAGCGTGGCGAACGAGTGCCGACCCGTTAGCGGAGGTGTGGGAAAGTGAACTAGAGCCAATGCTGCGAGCGCAACCAAAGCTCAAACCGATGACACTGTTCGAATATCTGCAAACAAAATACCCTGGCAAGTACCCGCAGGTGCTGCGAACCCTACAGCGACGAGTGGCAACATGGAAAGCGCTGCATGGGTCAGCCCCAGAAGTGATGTTTGAGTTGCGGCATGAACCAGGGAGGCTGGGATTTTCCGACTTCACCGAGTTAAAGGGGATTGAGATCACCCTCAATGGTCAGCCGTTTGAGCATTTAATCTATCACTATCGTCTGGGATACAGTGGCTGGCAATATGCCCAAATTATCCAAGGTGGGGAGAGTTTCATTGCGCTCTCCGAAGGCTTACAAAATGCTCTGTTTGCCTGTGGAGGTGCGCCAAAGCAGCACCGTACCGATAGTTTGAGTGCCGCCTATCGAAACCTGGGGGGTGTTCGGAACAAACCCTTAACGCGGTTGTATGACGATCTGTGCCACCACTATCGGATGCAACCGACGCGAAACAACACCAGCATTGCCCATGAGAATGGGTCGATTGAGTCTCCCCATGGACACTTGAAGAATC from Kovacikia minuta CCNUW1 carries:
- a CDS encoding allophanate hydrolase-related protein — its product is MSQTNADGKRVFICGSALRGQPDHNNLQTAQFLREAKTRPLYRMHSAADGWHPAIYEVAEGGISIPGEVYELSLKQYENLLATEPPNMYPGDVILEDGEVVTAILYPKDLVEKYNWPDISHLGGWAAYKASGVK
- a CDS encoding CAP domain-containing protein, with amino-acid sequence MLQKKIFSDSVSTTDRNDYYQVSIGTKGNLNLSLNGLRANANVQLINANGAVLSQSIRTGTAREAIAQVVNPGTYYVRVYQVSGSTNYTLKLSADPISSPVPTPPPRPTPTPTPTSTPDFTQQVLDLTNQFRAQNGVGPLKLNVELNAAALTHSKNMALQDFFSHTGKDGSTAGDRLKTVGYESLAWGEYQMTMRVADK
- the istA gene encoding IS21 family transposase encodes the protein MPGKLIETYQVRVYMNARELGLTQAEAAYVAQFSERSGQRIESGDYQPNRGKVRAWRTSADPLAEVWESELEPMLRAQPKLKPMTLFEYLQTKYPGKYPQVLRTLQRRVATWKALHGSAPEVMFELRHEPGRLGFSDFTELKGIEITLNGQPFEHLIYHYRLGYSGWQYAQIIQGGESFIALSEGLQNALFACGGAPKQHRTDSLSAAYRNLGGVRNKPLTRLYDDLCHHYRMQPTRNNTSIAHENGSIESPHGHLKNRIEQALLLRGSYEFSSIAEYQALINQAVDRLNAQHTEKIEAEKAYLQPLPQGRVADYEILTARVSCHSTIDVRCVLYTVPARLIGRQLELHLYHDRIVGYLHRQQVVELPRIRTSGTGKRRARCINYRHVAEGLRRKPRAFLYCTWQQDLLPNEQWQHLWQQMKTQFDLDTAAVLMVESLYIAAADDKESQVAEY